From Triticum urartu cultivar G1812 chromosome 2, Tu2.1, whole genome shotgun sequence, a single genomic window includes:
- the LOC125534059 gene encoding FCS-Like Zinc finger 2-like, with protein MAASVACSFFFGAELLGEAGMLAMDACALCAKQLARDRDVFMYRGDTPYCSEECRHEQMHLDAVCAKQAARRQQRFSAETESHRVQRQSRKVSVAS; from the coding sequence ATGGCGGCATCAGTGGCCTGCTCCTTCTTCTTCGGCGCCGAGCTGCTCGGCGAGGCCGGCATGCTGGCGATGGACGCGTGCGCGCTCTGCGCCAAGCAGCTGGCGCGCGACCGCGACGTCTTCATGTACAGAGGGGACACGCCCTACTGCAGCGAGGAGTGCCGCCACGAGCAGATGCACCTCGACGCCGTCTGCGCCAAGCAGGCCGCGCGGAGGCAGCAGCGGTTCTCGGCGGAGACGGAGTCCCACCGTGTGCAGCGGCAGTCCAGGAAGGTGTCGGTCGCAAGCTAA